A DNA window from Tenuifilaceae bacterium CYCD contains the following coding sequences:
- a CDS encoding rhomboid family intramembrane serine protease: MEKESYNEMLRFKYSLLPPIFFLVLIWAVKVVEISNNTSFHELGVYPRRIEGLWGVVFAIFIHSDFNHLLSNSISLVILFSGLIYFYRDLSYKVILFIWITSGIMVWLGARESYHIGASGLIYGIASFLFFSGIIRKDVRLMSISMLVVFLYGGLIWGVFPIFPRISWEYHLFGSICGLIAAYFYRKQGPEKKKWSWEYEEEGTDIESHDEYSEELMNENSQKF, from the coding sequence ATGGAAAAAGAATCATATAACGAAATGCTTAGATTTAAGTATAGTTTACTGCCTCCAATTTTTTTTCTTGTTCTGATTTGGGCAGTAAAGGTTGTGGAAATCTCTAACAATACCAGTTTTCATGAATTAGGCGTTTATCCCCGAAGGATAGAAGGATTATGGGGAGTTGTATTTGCTATATTTATTCATTCCGACTTTAATCACTTGTTGTCTAACTCAATATCTCTTGTAATTCTTTTTAGCGGGCTAATTTACTTTTACCGGGATCTTTCATATAAAGTAATTCTATTTATTTGGATAACGAGTGGCATCATGGTTTGGCTTGGTGCTCGCGAGAGTTATCATATTGGGGCTAGTGGTCTCATATACGGAATTGCTTCGTTCCTTTTTTTTAGCGGAATCATTCGCAAGGACGTTAGGCTAATGTCAATATCCATGCTAGTCGTTTTCTTGTATGGAGGATTAATATGGGGTGTTTTCCCAATTTTCCCTCGAATTTCTTGGGAATATCATCTTTTTGGAAGCATATGCGGATTAATCGCAGCCTATTTTTACAGAAAACAGGGTCCCGAAAAGAAAAAGTGGAGTTGGGAATATGAAGAAGAAGGCACTGATATAGAATCTCATGATGAATATTCCGAGGAACTGATGAATGAAAACTCACAAAAGTTTTGA
- the atpB gene encoding ATP synthase subunit a: MMRRGILVLLFLALVAGVWASSPNDISSDIASEESPTKQFNPTEFIFEHIGDSYEWHILTVNHHHISIPLPIILYSSNSGLNIFLSNKFHNPNGVYKGFKIESEGKYKGKIVELAENGVINELNPLPLNFSLTKNVVSIIFICTILCLVFVSIANRYKKTPNSAPTGIQNLFEPIILFVRDEIAKPSIGEKKYLRYMPFLLTAFFFIWFTNMLGLIPIFPGGANVTGNIAVTMILALFTFIIVNTSANKHYWQEIVNAPGVPWFLKFPIPIMPVVEFTGLFTKPIVLMIRLFANILAGHMVGIVFVSLIFIFGAIKIWLGFVAAPVSLVFSVFMLCLELLVALIQAYVFTLLSAIYIGMATSEHH, translated from the coding sequence ATGATGAGAAGAGGGATATTGGTTTTACTTTTTTTAGCACTTGTTGCTGGTGTTTGGGCTTCGAGTCCAAATGATATTTCTTCTGATATTGCTTCGGAAGAAAGCCCTACAAAACAATTTAATCCAACAGAGTTTATTTTTGAACACATAGGCGATTCCTACGAATGGCATATTCTAACTGTTAATCACCATCATATTAGCATACCTTTACCCATTATTTTGTACAGCAGCAATAGCGGGTTAAATATTTTCTTGTCGAATAAATTCCACAATCCGAATGGTGTTTATAAAGGATTCAAGATTGAGTCCGAGGGCAAATACAAAGGAAAAATTGTAGAGTTAGCAGAAAACGGTGTGATTAACGAATTAAACCCTTTGCCTCTAAACTTTTCTTTAACAAAGAATGTAGTTTCAATTATTTTTATCTGTACAATACTTTGCTTAGTTTTTGTATCCATCGCAAATAGATACAAGAAAACTCCAAATTCAGCACCCACAGGTATTCAGAACTTGTTTGAACCAATTATTCTTTTTGTAAGAGACGAAATAGCAAAACCATCGATTGGAGAGAAAAAATATTTGCGTTACATGCCGTTTCTCCTTACTGCTTTCTTTTTTATTTGGTTCACAAACATGTTGGGGTTGATTCCTATTTTTCCAGGAGGAGCAAATGTAACGGGAAACATTGCCGTAACCATGATACTGGCATTATTTACCTTTATCATTGTAAATACCAGCGCAAATAAGCATTACTGGCAAGAAATAGTTAATGCCCCTGGAGTTCCTTGGTTCTTAAAATTTCCTATTCCTATAATGCCCGTTGTTGAATTTACCGGACTTTTTACAAAGCCTATAGTGTTAATGATCCGATTGTTTGCCAATATTTTAGCGGGTCATATGGTGGGAATTGTGTTTGTAAGTCTAATATTTATATTCGGAGCAATAAAAATATGGCTTGGTTTTGTAGCCGCTCCTGTTTCTTTAGTTTTTTCAGTATTTATGCTATGTCTAGAACTTTTGGTTGCTTTAATTCAGGCGTACGTTTTTACGTTGCTTTCAGCAATATACATTGGCATGGCAACTTCAGAACATCATTAA
- the atpE gene encoding ATP synthase subunit c, producing MTTLLSILQSPESGMAIAKLGAAIGAGIAALAAGIGIGQIGASALKSIARQPEAAGDIRSNMIVAAALIEGVAFFAIIICALVLFL from the coding sequence ATGACAACATTATTATCAATTCTTCAATCTCCTGAAAGTGGAATGGCTATCGCAAAATTAGGTGCTGCAATAGGTGCAGGTATTGCTGCTTTAGCAGCAGGTATTGGAATTGGTCAAATAGGTGCCTCTGCTCTGAAATCTATTGCTCGTCAACCCGAGGCTGCTGGAGATATTCGGTCGAATATGATTGTTGCTGCCGCTCTTATTGAAGGGGTTGCCTTCTTCGCAATTATTATTTGTGCATTAGTTCTATTCCTATAA